A genomic window from Salvia hispanica cultivar TCC Black 2014 chromosome 5, UniMelb_Shisp_WGS_1.0, whole genome shotgun sequence includes:
- the LOC125189890 gene encoding uncharacterized protein LOC125189890, whose product MSPYRIVFGKMCHLPVGIEHRAYWAVQQVNMIAKACEEERKLQLQELEELRLESFDSAMWYKEETKMWHDKNLRTKNLQVGQKVLLFQSRLKLMPGKLKSKWAGPYTITALRANGAVEISGSVPNSEPFVVNGHRLKIYRENEEIFEGECRDWEGAWSRDVTGDVQAAARTPNRLPPEASQPGNRLQPVKTLNCPPHY is encoded by the exons ATGTCCCCATATCGCATCGTCTTTGGGAAAATGTGCCACTTGCCAGTAGGAATTGAGCACCGAGCGTACTGGGCAGTTCAGCAGGTTAACATGATTGCTAAGGCctgtgaagaggaaaggaagctGCAGCTACAAGAGCTGGAAGAACTCAGATTGGAGTCGTTTGATtcagccatgtggtacaaggagGAAACAAAGATGTGGCACGACAAAAATCTGAGAACCAAGAATCTCCAAGTTGGTCagaaagtactactcttcCAGTCGAGATTAAAGCTAATGCCTGGGAAACTCAAGTCAAAATGGGCAGGACCTTACACTATCACTGCACTACGTGCTAATGGAGCGGTCGAGATTTCAGGGAGTGTCCCTAACTCTGAACCTTTTGTCGTTAATGGGCATAggttaaaaatatatagggaaaatgaagaaat CTTTGAAGGCGAGTGCAGAGACTGGGAGGGCGCGTGGAGCAGAGACGTGACAGGGGACGTCCAAGCAGCTGCGAGAACGCCCAACCGCCTCCCACCTGAAGCGTCGCAACCTGGCAACCGTCTACAACcggtcaaaaccctcaactgcCCACCCCACTATTAA